From one Physeter macrocephalus isolate SW-GA chromosome 18, ASM283717v5, whole genome shotgun sequence genomic stretch:
- the EPS8L2 gene encoding epidermal growth factor receptor kinase substrate 8-like protein 2 isoform X4, whose product MSQSGSVSSCPGAANGSLGRSDGVAKMSAKDLFEQRKRYSNSNVIMHETSQYHVQHLATFIMDKSEAIVSVDDAIRKLVQLSSKEKIWTQEVLLQVNDQSLRLLDVESQEELENFPLPTVRHSQTVLNQLRYPSVLLLVCQDSDQSKPDVHFFHCDEVEAELVHEDIESALADCRLGKKMRPQTLKGHQEKIRQRQSVLPPSQGPAPIPFQRYGRDSPSTKNRVGLPTPLGEPGFRRWESQDEEPRAVLAQKIEKETQTLNCALDDIEWFVARLQKAAEAFKQLNQRKKGKKKGKRGPAEGVLTLRARPPSEAEFIDCFRKTKLAINLLAKLQKHIQNPSAAELVHFLFGPLELIVSTCGGPDIARSVYSPLLSRDTVGFLRGHLVPKEMALWESLGETWTRPRSEWPQEPQVPLYVPKFQSGWEPPLDVLQEAPWEVEGLASAPGDEPTPVSRTSFRNSPKHGLASEPTPQGDVLPQVSSPHAHRGYEPALAMAKYVKVLYDFTARNANELSVLKDEVLEVLEDDHQWWKLRNRSGQAGYVPGNILAETGPEDALLEQGVKYWGPASPTHKLSPGFAGNKEELMQHMDEVNDELIKKISHIKAQPTRHFRVERSQPVHLPLTYASGPGEVRAWLEAKAFSARIVENLGILTGPQLFSLNKAELRKVCGEEGARVYSQLTVQKAVLEKQQGGSELEELMSKFHSKNQWRAEEDS is encoded by the exons ATGAGCCAATCAGGGTCCGTGAGCTCTTGCCCGGGTGCTGCCAA tggcagcctGGGCCGGTCTGACGGTGTGGCCAAGATGAGTGCCAAGGACCTGTTTG AGCAGAGGAAGAGGTACTCCAACTCCAATGTCATCATGCACGAGACCTCCCAGTACCACGTCCAG cACTTGGCCACGTTCATCATGGACAAGAGCGAGGCCATTGTGTCCGTGGACGATGCCATCCGGAAGCTGGTGCAGCTGAGCTCCAAGGAGAAGATCTGGACACAGGAGGTGCTGCTGCAGGTCAATGACCAGTCGCTGCGGCTGCTGGACGTGGAATCCCAG gaggagctggagaaCTTCCCACTGCCGACTGTGCGGCACAGCCAGACGGTGCTGAACCAGCTACGCTACCCGTCGGTGCTGCTGCTTGTGTGCCAGGACTCAGACCAGAGCAAGCCCGACGTCCACTTCTTCCACTGCGACgaggtggag GCGGAGCTGGTGCATGAGGACATCGAGAGCGCGCTGGCCGACTGCCGCCTGGGGAAGAAGATGCGGCCACAGACCCTCAA GGGCCACCAGGAGAAGATCCGGCAGCGGCAGTCCGTCCTGCCCCCGTCCCAGGGCCCGGCCCCCATCCCCTTCCAGCGCTACGGCAGGGACTCGCCTTCCACCAAGAACCGAGTGGGCCTGCCCACGCCGCTCGGAGAGCCAG GCTTTCGCCGTTGGGAGTCGCAGGACGAGGAACCGAGGGCCGTGCTGGCTCAGAAGATCGAGAAGGAGACG CAAACCCTCAACTGCGCCCTGGACGACATCGAGTGGTTCGTGGCTCGGCTGCAGAAGGCTGCTGAGGCTTTCAAGCAGCTGAACCAGCgcaagaagggaaagaagaaggggaagagggggcCGGCAG AGGGCGTCCTCACGCTGCGAGCACGGCCCCCCTCCGAGGCCGAGTTCATTGACTGTTTCCGGAAGACCAAGCTGGCCATCAACCTGCTC GCCAAGCTGCAGAAGCACATCCAGAACCCCAGCGCAGCCGAGCTGGTGCACTTCCTCTTCGGGCCTCTGGAGCTG ATCGTCAGCACCTGTGGTGGCCCAGACATTGCTCGCTCGGTCTACAGCCCCCTGCTCTCCCGAGACACTGTGGGCTTCCTGCGCGGCCACCTGGTCCCCAAGGAGATGGCGCTGTGGGAGTCCCTGGGGGAGACCTGGACACGACCCCG CTCCGAGTGGCCTCAGGAGCCGCAGGTGCCCCTCTACGTGCCCAAGTTCCAGAGCGGCTGGGAGCCACCCCTGGACGTGCTGCAGGAGGCCCCCTGGGAGGTGGAGGGGCTGGCGTCAGCCCCCGGTGATGAG CCAACTCCAGTGAGCCGCACGTCCTTCAGAAACTCCCCAAAGCATGGCCTCGCATCTGAGCCCACACCCCAGGGAGACGTCCTCCCCCAAGTCAGCTCCCCACATGCTCACAG GGGCTACGAACCCGCACTGGCCATGGCCAAGTATGTCAAGGTCCTCTACGACTTCACAGCCCGCAACGCGAACGAGCTGTCGGTGCTCAAGGACGAGGTCCTGGAG GTGCTGGAAGACGACCACCAGTGGTGGAAGCTTCGAAATCGCAGCGGCCAGGCAGGCTACGTGCCGGGCAACATCCTGGCCGAGACCGGGCCGGAAGACGCCCTCCTGGAGCAG GGGGTGAAATACTGGGGTCCTGCCAGCCCAACCCACAAGCTGTCCCCAGGCTTTGCCGGGAACAAAGAAG AGCTGATGCAGCACATGGACGAGGTCAACGACGAGCTCATCAAGAAGATCAGCCACATCAAGGCACAGCCGACGCGGCACTTCCGCGTGGAGCGCAGCCAGCCGGTGCACCTGCCGCTCACCTACGCGTCCGGCCCCGGCGAGGTCCGCGCCTGGCTGGAAGCCAAGGCCTTCAGCGCCCG gatcGTGGAGAACCTGGGCATCCTGACTGGGCCCCAGCTCTTCTCGCTCAACAAGGCCGAGCTGCGGAAGGTGTGCGGGGAGGAGGGCGCCCGCGTGTACAGCCAGCTCACCGTGCAGAAGGCCGTCCTGGAG AAGCAGCAAGGTGGGTCGGAGCTGGAGGAGCTCATGAGcaagttccattccaagaacCAGTGGCGGGCGGAGGAAGACAGCTAG
- the EPS8L2 gene encoding epidermal growth factor receptor kinase substrate 8-like protein 2 isoform X2 produces the protein MDKSEAIVSVDDAIRKLVQLSSKEKIWTQEVLLQVNDQSLRLLDVESQEELENFPLPTVRHSQTVLNQLRYPSVLLLVCQDSDQSKPDVHFFHCDEVEAELVHEDIESALADCRLGKKMRPQTLKGHQEKIRQRQSVLPPSQGPAPIPFQRYGRDSPSTKNRVGLPTPLGEPGFRRWESQDEEPRAVLAQKIEKETQTLNCALDDIEWFVARLQKAAEAFKQLNQRKKGKKKGKRGPAEGVLTLRARPPSEAEFIDCFRKTKLAINLLAKLQKHIQNPSAAELVHFLFGPLELIVSTCGGPDIARSVYSPLLSRDTVGFLRGHLVPKEMALWESLGETWTRPRSEWPQEPQVPLYVPKFQSGWEPPLDVLQEAPWEVEGLASAPGDEPTPVSRTSFRNSPKHGLASEPTPQGDVLPQVSSPHAHRGYEPALAMAKYVKVLYDFTARNANELSVLKDEVLEVLEDDHQWWKLRNRSGQAGYVPGNILAETGPEDALLEQGVKYWGPASPTHKLSPGFAGNKEELMQHMDEVNDELIKKISHIKAQPTRHFRVERSQPVHLPLTYASGPGEVRAWLEAKAFSARIVENLGILTGPQLFSLNKAELRKVCGEEGARVYSQLTVQKAVLENQWRAEEDS, from the exons ATGGACAAGAGCGAGGCCATTGTGTCCGTGGACGATGCCATCCGGAAGCTGGTGCAGCTGAGCTCCAAGGAGAAGATCTGGACACAGGAGGTGCTGCTGCAGGTCAATGACCAGTCGCTGCGGCTGCTGGACGTGGAATCCCAG gaggagctggagaaCTTCCCACTGCCGACTGTGCGGCACAGCCAGACGGTGCTGAACCAGCTACGCTACCCGTCGGTGCTGCTGCTTGTGTGCCAGGACTCAGACCAGAGCAAGCCCGACGTCCACTTCTTCCACTGCGACGAGGTGGAG GCGGAGCTGGTGCATGAGGACATCGAGAGCGCGCTGGCCGACTGCCGCCTGGGGAAGAAGATGCGGCCACAGACCCTCAA GGGCCACCAGGAGAAGATCCGGCAGCGGCAGTCCGTCCTGCCCCCGTCCCAGGGCCCGGCCCCCATCCCCTTCCAGCGCTACGGCAGGGACTCGCCTTCCACCAAGAACCGAGTGGGCCTGCCCACGCCGCTCGGAGAGCCAG GCTTTCGCCGTTGGGAGTCGCAGGACGAGGAACCGAGGGCCGTGCTGGCTCAGAAGATCGAGAAGGAGACG CAAACCCTCAACTGCGCCCTGGACGACATCGAGTGGTTCGTGGCTCGGCTGCAGAAGGCTGCTGAGGCTTTCAAGCAGCTGAACCAGCgcaagaagggaaagaagaaggggaagagggggcCGGCAG AGGGCGTCCTCACGCTGCGAGCACGGCCCCCCTCCGAGGCCGAGTTCATTGACTGTTTCCGGAAGACCAAGCTGGCCATCAACCTGCTC GCCAAGCTGCAGAAGCACATCCAGAACCCCAGCGCAGCCGAGCTGGTGCACTTCCTCTTCGGGCCTCTGGAGCTG ATCGTCAGCACCTGTGGTGGCCCAGACATTGCTCGCTCGGTCTACAGCCCCCTGCTCTCCCGAGACACTGTGGGCTTCCTGCGCGGCCACCTGGTCCCCAAGGAGATGGCGCTGTGGGAGTCCCTGGGGGAGACCTGGACACGACCCCG CTCCGAGTGGCCTCAGGAGCCGCAGGTGCCCCTCTACGTGCCCAAGTTCCAGAGCGGCTGGGAGCCACCCCTGGACGTGCTGCAGGAGGCCCCCTGGGAGGTGGAGGGGCTGGCGTCAGCCCCCGGTGATGAG CCAACTCCAGTGAGCCGCACGTCCTTCAGAAACTCCCCAAAGCATGGCCTCGCATCTGAGCCCACACCCCAGGGAGACGTCCTCCCCCAAGTCAGCTCCCCACATGCTCACAG GGGCTACGAACCCGCACTGGCCATGGCCAAGTATGTCAAGGTCCTCTACGACTTCACAGCCCGCAACGCGAACGAGCTGTCGGTGCTCAAGGACGAGGTCCTGGAG GTGCTGGAAGACGACCACCAGTGGTGGAAGCTTCGAAATCGCAGCGGCCAGGCAGGCTACGTGCCGGGCAACATCCTGGCCGAGACCGGGCCGGAAGACGCCCTCCTGGAGCAG GGGGTGAAATACTGGGGTCCTGCCAGCCCAACCCACAAGCTGTCCCCAGGCTTTGCCGGGAACAAAGAAG AGCTGATGCAGCACATGGACGAGGTCAACGACGAGCTCATCAAGAAGATCAGCCACATCAAGGCACAGCCGACGCGGCACTTCCGCGTGGAGCGCAGCCAGCCGGTGCACCTGCCGCTCACCTACGCGTCCGGCCCCGGCGAGGTCCGCGCCTGGCTGGAAGCCAAGGCCTTCAGCGCCCG gatcGTGGAGAACCTGGGCATCCTGACTGGGCCCCAGCTCTTCTCGCTCAACAAGGCCGAGCTGCGGAAGGTGTGCGGGGAGGAGGGCGCCCGCGTGTACAGCCAGCTCACCGTGCAGAAGGCCGTCCTGGAG aacCAGTGGCGGGCGGAGGAAGACAGCTAG
- the EPS8L2 gene encoding epidermal growth factor receptor kinase substrate 8-like protein 2 isoform X3, with amino-acid sequence MDKSEAIVSVDDAIRKLVQLSSKEKIWTQEVLLQVNDQSLRLLDVESQEELENFPLPTVRHSQTVLNQLRYPSVLLLVCQDSDQSKPDVHFFHCDEVEAELVHEDIESALADCRLGKKMRPQTLKGHQEKIRQRQSVLPPSQGPAPIPFQRYGRDSPSTKNRVGLPTPLGEPGFRRWESQDEEPRAVLAQKIEKETQTLNCALDDIEWFVARLQKAAEAFKQLNQRKKGKKKGKRGPAEGVLTLRARPPSEAEFIDCFRKTKLAINLLIVSTCGGPDIARSVYSPLLSRDTVGFLRGHLVPKEMALWESLGETWTRPRSEWPQEPQVPLYVPKFQSGWEPPLDVLQEAPWEVEGLASAPGDEPTPVSRTSFRNSPKHGLASEPTPQGDVLPQVSSPHAHRGYEPALAMAKYVKVLYDFTARNANELSVLKDEVLEVLEDDHQWWKLRNRSGQAGYVPGNILAETGPEDALLEQGVKYWGPASPTHKLSPGFAGNKEELMQHMDEVNDELIKKISHIKAQPTRHFRVERSQPVHLPLTYASGPGEVRAWLEAKAFSARIVENLGILTGPQLFSLNKAELRKVCGEEGARVYSQLTVQKAVLEKQQGGSELEELMSKFHSKNQWRAEEDS; translated from the exons ATGGACAAGAGCGAGGCCATTGTGTCCGTGGACGATGCCATCCGGAAGCTGGTGCAGCTGAGCTCCAAGGAGAAGATCTGGACACAGGAGGTGCTGCTGCAGGTCAATGACCAGTCGCTGCGGCTGCTGGACGTGGAATCCCAG gaggagctggagaaCTTCCCACTGCCGACTGTGCGGCACAGCCAGACGGTGCTGAACCAGCTACGCTACCCGTCGGTGCTGCTGCTTGTGTGCCAGGACTCAGACCAGAGCAAGCCCGACGTCCACTTCTTCCACTGCGACGAGGTGGAG GCGGAGCTGGTGCATGAGGACATCGAGAGCGCGCTGGCCGACTGCCGCCTGGGGAAGAAGATGCGGCCACAGACCCTCAA GGGCCACCAGGAGAAGATCCGGCAGCGGCAGTCCGTCCTGCCCCCGTCCCAGGGCCCGGCCCCCATCCCCTTCCAGCGCTACGGCAGGGACTCGCCTTCCACCAAGAACCGAGTGGGCCTGCCCACGCCGCTCGGAGAGCCAG GCTTTCGCCGTTGGGAGTCGCAGGACGAGGAACCGAGGGCCGTGCTGGCTCAGAAGATCGAGAAGGAGACG CAAACCCTCAACTGCGCCCTGGACGACATCGAGTGGTTCGTGGCTCGGCTGCAGAAGGCTGCTGAGGCTTTCAAGCAGCTGAACCAGCgcaagaagggaaagaagaaggggaagagggggcCGGCAG AGGGCGTCCTCACGCTGCGAGCACGGCCCCCCTCCGAGGCCGAGTTCATTGACTGTTTCCGGAAGACCAAGCTGGCCATCAACCTGCTC ATCGTCAGCACCTGTGGTGGCCCAGACATTGCTCGCTCGGTCTACAGCCCCCTGCTCTCCCGAGACACTGTGGGCTTCCTGCGCGGCCACCTGGTCCCCAAGGAGATGGCGCTGTGGGAGTCCCTGGGGGAGACCTGGACACGACCCCG CTCCGAGTGGCCTCAGGAGCCGCAGGTGCCCCTCTACGTGCCCAAGTTCCAGAGCGGCTGGGAGCCACCCCTGGACGTGCTGCAGGAGGCCCCCTGGGAGGTGGAGGGGCTGGCGTCAGCCCCCGGTGATGAG CCAACTCCAGTGAGCCGCACGTCCTTCAGAAACTCCCCAAAGCATGGCCTCGCATCTGAGCCCACACCCCAGGGAGACGTCCTCCCCCAAGTCAGCTCCCCACATGCTCACAG GGGCTACGAACCCGCACTGGCCATGGCCAAGTATGTCAAGGTCCTCTACGACTTCACAGCCCGCAACGCGAACGAGCTGTCGGTGCTCAAGGACGAGGTCCTGGAG GTGCTGGAAGACGACCACCAGTGGTGGAAGCTTCGAAATCGCAGCGGCCAGGCAGGCTACGTGCCGGGCAACATCCTGGCCGAGACCGGGCCGGAAGACGCCCTCCTGGAGCAG GGGGTGAAATACTGGGGTCCTGCCAGCCCAACCCACAAGCTGTCCCCAGGCTTTGCCGGGAACAAAGAAG AGCTGATGCAGCACATGGACGAGGTCAACGACGAGCTCATCAAGAAGATCAGCCACATCAAGGCACAGCCGACGCGGCACTTCCGCGTGGAGCGCAGCCAGCCGGTGCACCTGCCGCTCACCTACGCGTCCGGCCCCGGCGAGGTCCGCGCCTGGCTGGAAGCCAAGGCCTTCAGCGCCCG gatcGTGGAGAACCTGGGCATCCTGACTGGGCCCCAGCTCTTCTCGCTCAACAAGGCCGAGCTGCGGAAGGTGTGCGGGGAGGAGGGCGCCCGCGTGTACAGCCAGCTCACCGTGCAGAAGGCCGTCCTGGAG AAGCAGCAAGGTGGGTCGGAGCTGGAGGAGCTCATGAGcaagttccattccaagaacCAGTGGCGGGCGGAGGAAGACAGCTAG
- the EPS8L2 gene encoding epidermal growth factor receptor kinase substrate 8-like protein 2 isoform X1, whose protein sequence is MDKSEAIVSVDDAIRKLVQLSSKEKIWTQEVLLQVNDQSLRLLDVESQEELENFPLPTVRHSQTVLNQLRYPSVLLLVCQDSDQSKPDVHFFHCDEAELVHEDIESALADCRLGKKMRPQTLKGHQEKIRQRQSVLPPSQGPAPIPFQRYGRDSPSTKNRVGLPTPLGEPGFRRWESQDEEPRAVLAQKIEKETQTLNCALDDIEWFVARLQKAAEAFKQLNQRKKGKKKGKRGPAEGVLTLRARPPSEAEFIDCFRKTKLAINLLAKLQKHIQNPSAAELVHFLFGPLELIVSTCGGPDIARSVYSPLLSRDTVGFLRGHLVPKEMALWESLGETWTRPRSEWPQEPQVPLYVPKFQSGWEPPLDVLQEAPWEVEGLASAPGDEPTPVSRTSFRNSPKHGLASEPTPQGDVLPQVSSPHAHRGYEPALAMAKYVKVLYDFTARNANELSVLKDEVLEVLEDDHQWWKLRNRSGQAGYVPGNILAETGPEDALLEQGVKYWGPASPTHKLSPGFAGNKEELMQHMDEVNDELIKKISHIKAQPTRHFRVERSQPVHLPLTYASGPGEVRAWLEAKAFSARIVENLGILTGPQLFSLNKAELRKVCGEEGARVYSQLTVQKAVLEKQQGGSELEELMSKFHSKNQWRAEEDS, encoded by the exons ATGGACAAGAGCGAGGCCATTGTGTCCGTGGACGATGCCATCCGGAAGCTGGTGCAGCTGAGCTCCAAGGAGAAGATCTGGACACAGGAGGTGCTGCTGCAGGTCAATGACCAGTCGCTGCGGCTGCTGGACGTGGAATCCCAG gaggagctggagaaCTTCCCACTGCCGACTGTGCGGCACAGCCAGACGGTGCTGAACCAGCTACGCTACCCGTCGGTGCTGCTGCTTGTGTGCCAGGACTCAGACCAGAGCAAGCCCGACGTCCACTTCTTCCACTGCGACGAG GCGGAGCTGGTGCATGAGGACATCGAGAGCGCGCTGGCCGACTGCCGCCTGGGGAAGAAGATGCGGCCACAGACCCTCAA GGGCCACCAGGAGAAGATCCGGCAGCGGCAGTCCGTCCTGCCCCCGTCCCAGGGCCCGGCCCCCATCCCCTTCCAGCGCTACGGCAGGGACTCGCCTTCCACCAAGAACCGAGTGGGCCTGCCCACGCCGCTCGGAGAGCCAG GCTTTCGCCGTTGGGAGTCGCAGGACGAGGAACCGAGGGCCGTGCTGGCTCAGAAGATCGAGAAGGAGACG CAAACCCTCAACTGCGCCCTGGACGACATCGAGTGGTTCGTGGCTCGGCTGCAGAAGGCTGCTGAGGCTTTCAAGCAGCTGAACCAGCgcaagaagggaaagaagaaggggaagagggggcCGGCAG AGGGCGTCCTCACGCTGCGAGCACGGCCCCCCTCCGAGGCCGAGTTCATTGACTGTTTCCGGAAGACCAAGCTGGCCATCAACCTGCTC GCCAAGCTGCAGAAGCACATCCAGAACCCCAGCGCAGCCGAGCTGGTGCACTTCCTCTTCGGGCCTCTGGAGCTG ATCGTCAGCACCTGTGGTGGCCCAGACATTGCTCGCTCGGTCTACAGCCCCCTGCTCTCCCGAGACACTGTGGGCTTCCTGCGCGGCCACCTGGTCCCCAAGGAGATGGCGCTGTGGGAGTCCCTGGGGGAGACCTGGACACGACCCCG CTCCGAGTGGCCTCAGGAGCCGCAGGTGCCCCTCTACGTGCCCAAGTTCCAGAGCGGCTGGGAGCCACCCCTGGACGTGCTGCAGGAGGCCCCCTGGGAGGTGGAGGGGCTGGCGTCAGCCCCCGGTGATGAG CCAACTCCAGTGAGCCGCACGTCCTTCAGAAACTCCCCAAAGCATGGCCTCGCATCTGAGCCCACACCCCAGGGAGACGTCCTCCCCCAAGTCAGCTCCCCACATGCTCACAG GGGCTACGAACCCGCACTGGCCATGGCCAAGTATGTCAAGGTCCTCTACGACTTCACAGCCCGCAACGCGAACGAGCTGTCGGTGCTCAAGGACGAGGTCCTGGAG GTGCTGGAAGACGACCACCAGTGGTGGAAGCTTCGAAATCGCAGCGGCCAGGCAGGCTACGTGCCGGGCAACATCCTGGCCGAGACCGGGCCGGAAGACGCCCTCCTGGAGCAG GGGGTGAAATACTGGGGTCCTGCCAGCCCAACCCACAAGCTGTCCCCAGGCTTTGCCGGGAACAAAGAAG AGCTGATGCAGCACATGGACGAGGTCAACGACGAGCTCATCAAGAAGATCAGCCACATCAAGGCACAGCCGACGCGGCACTTCCGCGTGGAGCGCAGCCAGCCGGTGCACCTGCCGCTCACCTACGCGTCCGGCCCCGGCGAGGTCCGCGCCTGGCTGGAAGCCAAGGCCTTCAGCGCCCG gatcGTGGAGAACCTGGGCATCCTGACTGGGCCCCAGCTCTTCTCGCTCAACAAGGCCGAGCTGCGGAAGGTGTGCGGGGAGGAGGGCGCCCGCGTGTACAGCCAGCTCACCGTGCAGAAGGCCGTCCTGGAG AAGCAGCAAGGTGGGTCGGAGCTGGAGGAGCTCATGAGcaagttccattccaagaacCAGTGGCGGGCGGAGGAAGACAGCTAG